The sequence CCGGCACCCGAGTCCTCCTCCCAGCGTGCCTACTGGAAGAAGTGCCTGGAGCAGTACAACCTGCACTATATCGCAGAGGCGGTCACCGGCGGCGGTTACGTGCCGCAGCGCGATCTCGGTGTCGAAGGGCACCTGGACGACCTTAACGCGATCCTCTCCCGCAGTGCCGAACTCTCCCCGCGTTTCGTGACCTGCATCGGCGGGCTGGACGCCTGGAGCGAAGCGGAGAGTCTGCGCTTTTTCACCGAGGGGATGAAACTGGCGGAGCGGTACGGAGTGCAGATCAGTTTCGAGACCCACCGCAGCCGGAGCCTTTTCAATCCCTGGGTAACGCGGCGCATCGTCGAAGCGCTCCCGGAGATCGCGCTCACGCTCGATATCAGCCACTGGTGCGTCGTCTGCGAACGGCAGATGGACAGCGAACCCGAAGCGATCAACGCGATCGTGCCGAACGTGATGCATATCCATGCCCGCGTCGGTTACGACCAGGGGCCGCAGGTACCGCATCCCGCGGCGCCGGAGTACGCCTATGCGCTCAAAGCGCATCAGGGGGTCTGGGAACAGGTCTGGGACAGCCAGCGCCGCCGCGGTTTCGGGTTTACAACGATGACGCCGGAGTTCGGCCCCGACGGCTACCTCCACACGCTCCCCTTTACCAAGGCGCCGGTTGCCGATCTTTGGGAGATCAACCAGTGGATGGGCGAAACGGAACGCTTCTACTTTCAGCGTCACAAAGTAAAGGCCGTGGTATGAGTTCACATCTCCCCGTCGTCGTGCTGCTCGGCGCATCGGTCCTCTGGGGGCTTACCTGGCTGCCGCTCAAACAGATCAACGGCATGGGGATCGACGGCATCGCACTGACGATGGGTGCCTACGGTATCCTCGCCCTTCTGCTGACGCCGCTGCTTATGGCGCAGTTCTCGCAGTGGCGCCAACACAAACGTGCTATGGCGATGATCCTGCTCTTCGGCGGGGGCGCGAATCTTGCGTTTACCTATGCCCTCATCAACGGCGAGGTGATCCGAGTGATGGTGCTCTTCTACCTGCTGCCCGTCTGGGGCGTGCTTGGCGGGAAGTTCTTCCTGCGCGAAGGCGTCGACCTCTGGCGCTGGCTCGGTGCCGCGCTGGCGGTCACGGGCGCCTTCGTTATTCTCGGCGGGTTTGATGCCCTCGGCGGGGCCCCGTCGTGGATCGACCTGATCGCGCTGCTCTCGGGCCTGCTGTTTGCGATGAACAACCTGGTCTTCCGTGCCGCGGCAGAGGTCCCGGTCGGTTCGAAGATCACGGTGATGTTCTACGGCTGTCTGATCCTGGCAGGGGCGCTGCTCGGCCTGGGCGTGGAGCAACTCCCCTATGATGCGGACGCCGACGCATGGCTCGCCCTGGCGGCCTACGCGGTGCTGTGGCTGCTGCTGGCCAACATCGGTTCGCAGTGGGGCGTTTCGCATATGGAAGCGGGGCGCTCCTCCATCATTATTATCATGGAGCTGATCACCGCGGTTATCTCCGCGACGCTCATTGCGGGCGAGCGGATGGACGCCATGGAGATGATCGGCGGCGTGCTGATCCTTGCTGCGGCGCTGATCGAGGCGCTGCGTACGAAAGAAGATGATCTTCCCGAGACGACGTTTTAAGAAAGGAATACATTATGACGATTTCACAACTTTTGAACGACTATAAAAGCGGTACAACGACCCCGCGCGAAGTGATGGCACAGATACGTGCGCTTATCGCGGAGCATGCGGAAAACCCTATTTTCATCCATGCGCTGAGCGAGGCGGAGACCGAACCTTACCTCGAGCGCCTTGAAAGGGTGAGTCCTGGTTCCCTGCCGCTCTACGGCGTCCCCTTTGCGATCAAGGACAACATCGACCTCGCCGGGGTCCCGACGACGGCGGCCTGTCCGGCCTACCGCTACGTTCCGGAAGCCTCCGCTTTCGTTGTCGAACGGCTGATCGAAGCGGGGGCGATCCCCGTGGGCAAAGCCAACCTCGACCAGTTTGCGACGGGGCTTGTGGGGACGCGTTCGCCTTATGGGGCCTGCCGCAACAGTATCGATCCTTCCTATATCTCCGGAGGCTCCAGTTCCGGGAGTGCCGTCAGCGTCGCGCTGGAAATGGCGGCCTTCTCCCTGGGAACGGATACGGCGGGATCGGGCCGCGTACCGGCGGCCTTTAACAACCTCGTGGGGGTCAAGCCCTCCAAGGGGGTTCTGAGCACCTCCGGTGTCGTGCCGGCGTGCCGCAGCCTCGATTGTGTCTCAATCTTTGCCCTCAACACCGATGACGCGCAGGCTGTCTTTGATGTCGCCTGCGCCTTTGACGCCGCAGACCCTTACAGCCGTAAGATGCCGGAGACAGCGGGTGCAGTGGAAAAAACGATGCGTTTTGCCGTGCCGCTGCCGTCCCAGCTGAAGTTCTTCGGGGACAGCGAGGCAGAAGCACTCTTCAGCGCCGCAGCGGCACGTTTCGAATCTATGGGGTATACGGCGATAGAAACCGATTTCTCGCCGATGCTCGACGCGGCAAATCTGCTCTATTCTGGTCCCTGGGTCGCGGAGCGCTATATTGCGGCCAAGCAGATCATGGACGAGCAGCCCGAAGAAGTGCTGGAGGTTACCCGTTCGATCATTGAGCAGGGTCGTGAGAAGAGCGCGGTGGACTATTTTGCCGCCGAGTACCGGCTCAAGGAGTACAAACGGCAGTCCGAGCTTGTACTCGAGGGGATGGATTTCGCGCTGACACCGACGACGGGAACCATCTACACCATCGAAGCGGTCAATGCCGACCCGGTGCAGCTCAATACGAACCTCGGCTACTACACGAACTTCATGAACCTGCTTGATTTCTCGGCCTATGCCGTGCCGGCCGGTTTCCGCAGCAACGGATTACCGTTCGGCGTCACGCTGTTTGGTGATGCCTTTGAGGACCGCCGTCTGATGGAGATCGGCAAAGCGTACGTGGAGGTGTCCCGTGGCTGAGACGATTAAGATCGCCGTCTGCGGTGCGCATATGCGCGGGCTGCCGCTCAATCACCAGCTGACTGCACTGGATGCAACCTTTGTCACTGCGACGAAAACGGCCAAAGGGTACCGCCTTTACGACGTGCCTGATAAGGTGCCGCCGCGTCCGGGGATGGTGCGCGACAGCGCAGCGCAGAGTGCCGTGACACTCGAGGTCTGGTCGATGCCGCTGGAACACTTCGGCGCTTTTATGGTCCAGATCGCTTCGCCGCTCTGTATCGGCACCGTGCTGCTTGAAGACGGTAGTGCCGTTTACGGCTTTTTATGCGAGTCGGATGCCCTCAAGGGTGCCGCGGAGATCACCGCCTTCGGCGGCTGGCGGGAGTACCTCGCTTCAAAGCAGGGCTGACGCCTTTTTTGGCAGAAGCTAAAACCAACTTTCTGGAGGTGGAAAAAATGAGATGAATAGAAAATATCCTATATATGATTAAAAAATAAACAATTAGACGGTTTAAAAATGTTAAACCGTTGCTAAAGTACTAAAGACATAAAGCAAGTCTATCTACCGATAAGGAAACATAATGAAAATGACAAAAATGAGTTTGATGGCAGCACTGCTCCTGGGAAGCAGCGCTTTTGCATTTGAAAATACAGAAGTGGGCGGGGATGCACGTTTCTTCTATTCGACTTTTGACGGTCACGGTGCCGATCTTTTCGGTAAGGCGACAAGCACTGCTGACTTCGGTGGCCGCCTGAGCATTACGACGGATATCGATGAGATCCTCTCCGCCGGTGCGACAGGGTATGCCGTCAGTACGCTGGGCCTTGATAAAGAGATTGCCAACAACGTATGGTCCGGTGCGCATATTGACAATGCGACAGGTGATTTTTATACGACGACCGGCTGGATCGGCGAAGCGTGGCTCTCTGCAAAACTGGGCAACACAGTCGCAAAAGCGGGCCGCATGGAACTCGATACGCCGCTGCTCTTTACGGAAACGTGGGGTATTACAGCGAACAACTTTGAAGCGGCGACGATCACCAATACGGATATCCCGGGTACGACGCTTGTCGGCGCATGGGTCGCGACAGGAAACGGTTACTCCCAGTTCCTGCTGACAGATACGAAAGGTGAGTTCACAACCATCGGTGACCAGGGTGCGATCGCTGTCGGTGCGATCAACAACTCATTTGAACCGCTGACGGCACAGGCGTGGTACTACGAACTGCCGGACACCGCGACGGCCTACTGGCTGCAGGCTGACCTCTCCATCGCCGGTATTGTCGCAGGTCTGCAGTATACGGACATCAACCCGAACGAGCTCATCTCCACGGCAGACGACTCCACGGCATTTGCGGCAAAACTGGGTTACGAAGGTGTCGAGAACCTCGGTATCTATGCATCCTACTCTACCACGGATAAGGACGGTGACCAGTATATCGGGAACATCGCAACCGCACCTGGCGAAGGGTGGGGTATGCAGTCCAAGCTCTACACGGAAGCGTGGTGGAACTTCGGTTACGTCGGTCTGCCGGGTACGGATGCCTACAATGTCACAGCGACCTACAGCCTGCCTGAAATCGCCGATCTCGGACTCTTCTACACGAACATCGACACCGATGGCGGAGCAGGTCTGACCTATTTTAAAAACAAGGTAAGCGAAGTCACCTTTACCGCGGCAAAATCGTTCGGCAAGCTTGATGCGCTCTTCGCGTATATCTATGCGGACGATGACGCTATCAACGACGGCGACGCCTACAACACGCTGCAGCTCTACCTCGTCTACAACTTCTAATTGAAGTGACGGACGCGCGCAGCGCGCGGCACATCTCCTTCACGCCCGGGGGGCTTCATTCTCCTCCCCCGGGCGTCCCTGCACACCTCTTTTTTCACGACCAAAGAAACATCGCCGAATCGACCCCGAGGATTTCCGCCTCGAAAACGCTGTCGCAGGCGCGTGAAGTCGCCCCGTAGCAGACATGCAGCGGCAGCAGGTGCTCCGCCCTGGGGTGGCAGTACCTGGCGTAGGGGGCATGCTCCCAGTTGATCAGCCGTTCGGTGCGTTCGCTCTCGATGAGCGCAGGGTCCGAGCAGGTTTTGATGAGCCAGTGCTTGAAGGCATCGTTCTTGTCCGTACGCTCCTGCGACGGCGTAAAGAACGCCTTCATGTTGTGAAACGAGAAGCCCGAGCCTACGACGAGGATGTTCTCGCGCGACAGCGATGCCAGCGCATTGCCCATGCGCAGATGCGCGGCAGGGTCCAGCCCTTTGACGAGCGACAGCTGTATGCAGGGGATATCCGCATCGGGGTACATGATCTTCAGCGGGACGAAAAGCCCGTGGTCGAAACCGCGGTCGTCGTCCAGGATCGACGCGATCCCGTGCTGCTGGAGGCACCAGTGCACCTCATCCGCCAGCGCCGGCATCCCGGGGGCGGGGTAGGCGATCTCGTAGGATTCGTCGGGAAAGCCGTAATAGTCATAGATGAGCTCGGGGGTGCTTCCGTGTGTGATCGTCGGTGTCACGGTCTCCCAGTGGGCACTGACGACGATGATGGCCGAGGGCTTCGGGATCGATGCCGCGACCCGTTTCAGGGCGACGACCATTTCGTCATGACTTTTGTCCCCCAGCAGCGGCAGCGGACCGCCGCCGTGCGACAGGTAAAGGACATGCAGGCTGCCCGAATCTTTCTTTGCCATAGGACGCTCCTTGCCTGGTAGCTGTGTGATTTCATTATAGCGCGGCCGGAAATACCGTTGTTTAACTGCGGAGACTAGCATTGCCCGTTCAGTCACTGTTTAACCGCGGAGATGCATAATGAAACATTATCGTGTGAAAAGGGGGGAAACGCCGCCCGGCATTATGCCGGAAGACGCAGTATAAACAGGCAGCCGCAAAGGAGGCCGCATGAAACGCATAGTAAACCAGTTCCGGCAGCACCGGCATGCGATCGAAATGTTTCTGCGCAACCGGGTGGAGGATGACAGGTTCAACTTTGAGGATGAATCGGGCATACGCGATGTTTTCAGTCATTTGCCTTTTTTGCAGATGATCTACCTGATCGGCCCCGACCTGAGGCAGACAAGTCCGAACTACTACCGGCGGGGCATGGACGTGTCGCGCATCGGTGCGGACAAAAGCCACTACTTTACCAATATCAGCCTGGAAAATTTCAATACCTACATGACGAGTCCCTATATTCACCACATCACCGGTAACTCCAGCGTCACCCTCGTGACAGCGGACGGGGAGGGGGGATTCGTCGTCTTCGATTTCAATCTGCTCAAACTGCTCGAAGCGCTGCGTCTGATCGAGCATAACTCCCGCTTTGAGCGTTTCAAGCTCATCGTGTATGCCCTGGGCGGGGCCACCCTGGTCGCGGTGTCGCTTTTTCTGATCCTCTACGGCGCGTATACGTTCGCCTACGTCTTCTTCCACACGGCTGAAGCCATGCTGCACGAGGTCTTTAAAGCGATCATCGCCATTACGCTGGGGATGGCCATCTTCGACCTGGCCAAAACGATCCTGGAGAACGAGGTGATGTATAAAAACGCCGGCCGGCAGCGGGAGGGGCAGTATACGCTGCTGGGCAAGTTCCTCGTCTCCATCATTATCGCCCTCTCCATCGAGTCGCTGATGGTCGTCTTCAAGATTACGCTGGGGGACTATACGGGAATGGGATACGGGTTCCTGCTGCTGCTGGGCGTGACACTGATGATCGTCGGTCTGGGGGTGTTCGACTACCTGACGACGCGCAGAGTGTCGGAGGAAGAGGAGAAGTGAAAGCTCACCCCTCGCGTTTGCGGTAGAACGCCGCTTTGAAGTCGCTCCAGCGCCCTTCGAGGATCGCTTCGCGCGCCTCGCGCATCAGGTTCAGGTAGTAGTGGAGGTTGTGAATGGAGGCGAGCCGGAAGTAGGTAAGCTCTTTCGCACGGTAGAGGTGGTTCAGGTAGGCACGGCTGTAGCGGCGGCAGGTGTAGCAGTCGCACTCGG is a genomic window of Sulfurimonas sp. HSL1-2 containing:
- a CDS encoding TIM barrel protein, coding for MKLQLYKTMWGFEGDFETACAEASAAGFAGIEGPAPESSSQRAYWKKCLEQYNLHYIAEAVTGGGYVPQRDLGVEGHLDDLNAILSRSAELSPRFVTCIGGLDAWSEAESLRFFTEGMKLAERYGVQISFETHRSRSLFNPWVTRRIVEALPEIALTLDISHWCVVCERQMDSEPEAINAIVPNVMHIHARVGYDQGPQVPHPAAPEYAYALKAHQGVWEQVWDSQRRRGFGFTTMTPEFGPDGYLHTLPFTKAPVADLWEINQWMGETERFYFQRHKVKAVV
- a CDS encoding DMT family transporter, which produces MSSHLPVVVLLGASVLWGLTWLPLKQINGMGIDGIALTMGAYGILALLLTPLLMAQFSQWRQHKRAMAMILLFGGGANLAFTYALINGEVIRVMVLFYLLPVWGVLGGKFFLREGVDLWRWLGAALAVTGAFVILGGFDALGGAPSWIDLIALLSGLLFAMNNLVFRAAAEVPVGSKITVMFYGCLILAGALLGLGVEQLPYDADADAWLALAAYAVLWLLLANIGSQWGVSHMEAGRSSIIIIMELITAVISATLIAGERMDAMEMIGGVLILAAALIEALRTKEDDLPETTF
- the atzF gene encoding allophanate hydrolase, which gives rise to MTISQLLNDYKSGTTTPREVMAQIRALIAEHAENPIFIHALSEAETEPYLERLERVSPGSLPLYGVPFAIKDNIDLAGVPTTAACPAYRYVPEASAFVVERLIEAGAIPVGKANLDQFATGLVGTRSPYGACRNSIDPSYISGGSSSGSAVSVALEMAAFSLGTDTAGSGRVPAAFNNLVGVKPSKGVLSTSGVVPACRSLDCVSIFALNTDDAQAVFDVACAFDAADPYSRKMPETAGAVEKTMRFAVPLPSQLKFFGDSEAEALFSAAAARFESMGYTAIETDFSPMLDAANLLYSGPWVAERYIAAKQIMDEQPEEVLEVTRSIIEQGREKSAVDYFAAEYRLKEYKRQSELVLEGMDFALTPTTGTIYTIEAVNADPVQLNTNLGYYTNFMNLLDFSAYAVPAGFRSNGLPFGVTLFGDAFEDRRLMEIGKAYVEVSRG
- a CDS encoding class III extradiol ring-cleavage dioxygenase, which codes for MAKKDSGSLHVLYLSHGGGPLPLLGDKSHDEMVVALKRVAASIPKPSAIIVVSAHWETVTPTITHGSTPELIYDYYGFPDESYEIAYPAPGMPALADEVHWCLQQHGIASILDDDRGFDHGLFVPLKIMYPDADIPCIQLSLVKGLDPAAHLRMGNALASLSRENILVVGSGFSFHNMKAFFTPSQERTDKNDAFKHWLIKTCSDPALIESERTERLINWEHAPYARYCHPRAEHLLPLHVCYGATSRACDSVFEAEILGVDSAMFLWS